Part of the Primulina huaijiensis isolate GDHJ02 chromosome 15, ASM1229523v2, whole genome shotgun sequence genome is shown below.
GACCTCGGCTAAATCGATAGCGAAGCTAATAATGAAAATAGAAGCTGTCGGGTAGCTTAGTTTTTATTTAAGATAGGTACATCACAAAATTTCTGTAAGACCAGAACTATTCGGAAAATTGTAGCAAAGACAGCAAAATAAAAGTAGAACTTTCCTACTATTGAGGACATGTATTTTGCGATCAGGGACGGATTTAGGCGACTGGAAGAGCATGTGGTGTCCTGTGAAATGTCAGCTCAAGCTTTGGATTATTTTAGAGAGTGCAGAGTATGATCCAAATGCCGACGATACGATGCCTACACAGATGACTAATATACACATGGATCCCTGTAAAACAAAGGAATTGCAAGAAAAATGTTTGGTTAACTAAGAGCTAAAAATTGTTCATTTGGCAGgaaaaacatatcaaatttaCACGGGGTTGTTCCATTAATTTCATTATTGTATTTGGCTCTGATAATTGTGTAAACGAAGGAGACAAAGATTTTTACCTGAAAGAAGTTTATTTTCCCCCTTAAGATGCTCAAATAGCAAGCACACGGGAGAATCAAGGTCTGCAACATGAGTTCAAAAGTAATGAGGACCAATTTCGCACAGCGGTAGAGCAGTTCCTTTCAGGGACTTAAGTTGTTATACTAAGACCAGAACTTACAACTAGCATTGTGAATAAAGAACCAATCAACGCCATCACCAAACCTGCGTCATAGAAAAGATGCACAACAATGACAGGGCACAAGAAATGGCCTAGTATGTGAAATAAAGATCGTTTTTCTCTAAATCCGAGAAAACCATAGTAATGAAAAGTGAGAACATACCAAAGAAGGGTATGCTAAGGCCCACGATCAAAGTAGATATCACCAGTGCTGTTCTTATGATGATTGAATACATATAAGATTTTGTGCGGCTTGATGGGATCAATTCCTCGAGACTCATTGCCACGGGAGACATGGTTAATGCATATGTGATCATAGTTAAGGTATAAACGAACCAGGAAAGTCGAAACTAAATGATGTAAAACCCCATCTGAAcctaaaatcaaattaaatgctCCTGAAATCTCTTGCAgctacaaaatatttttgaaatagagGGTCATTAGATGAAGCAGTACTGTGGATTAATCGAGCTATTCAATCAAGAAAGGATATTTTGTGAACGGATTGACCACCTGCAATAATCACAGATACAGATAAAAGTTTATTACAATGAGATGTATTGTGTATTTATTACAAGAAAAGACTAACATGAGTGTACAAACCGTAGTCCACACAGCAATTTTAGACGCGACTAAATCTTGAGGCATGTTGAGGGTGAACTGCGATTGTGTCGATTCTCCAAACATTGTGTATCCCAAAACAGCAACTCCAGCATACAGCACAGTACATAGCCCAAAGCTGCATTGGTAACCGACTCAAGAGTTCAAGAAAGCGAATACTCAAAAGACATCATATTCTATAACACACACTCAAGCAACACTGTATGgaatttagaaaatatatatCCAGTAAAGTGCAGgttttaaattttgaagttTTTCTCTTTACCTCATTAAGAGGACGTATGGGTACTGACTGGGTTTTGCCATCGATGTATAAATATTGGGGAAAACAGCATGTCCTGAGTAGCAATAACCGTAGAGACCAATAGCAACAGGAAGAGTTGAAAGGTTTAGCACTGTCCCTTTCGTCTGAAAGCCAACTTGATCTACTAAGCCAGCCCAGAACAAGCAAGCCACCACCAAGATTGATGCAATAACTCCTCCAGCTGATCAAAATCaaaggaaaaacaaaagaaGCAAATATTGTTAGGGTTATGGAGATCATATTAGCCTACAGTATgtataaaaatctttaacttttCGATTTGCATTGAAATTAGTATATCTTTTGGTCATTTGATCAAAATTGTCAGattcaaaatcttcaaaaaGCTCTTCTAGTAAGAGCTAAAAATGTGACAAATATAAGGAAATATTGATGCTCACCAGATATGTAGCTAAGAACACTGAGGTCCCTTAACCAAACGGTAGGAAGAACGGCCAAGGCGGTAATCAATGCGAAAAGATGGTGAGAGTTTAATTCAAGTATCCCAATGTGCAAATGTGCGTTTGGAAATAAAGATGACAAATTGTCACTCTCCAAAATAATATACTCCACGCAACAGGCCTGTAAagaatacatttaaaaaaaaaacatttggaTCATGCAAGATCGTTGATGCAAACCGTGTCTGAAGCATACAACACAGGAATGTCACATATTTCACCGAGTTTCCAGAATACTCACATATAATTCCACGTATAAAATAATCTGCATCCAAGAAAGAAAATCAACATCTGAAATTAATTAACCCATCCTTTTTTCCTTAATGAAAACAGTTATGTCATAGAACATATGTGCTGAATAATCATATCTATATAGACTATATTGTGTTATTTGACTAGCAATTACGAAGTTAGATTGGAGAGAGAGAATACTGAATCAGCAAGACTCACAGAAATGACTACACGTCCGACAGAACCAAAGGCTGCCTGGCCAATGTCGGGGTAAGTTTCAAGCCCAGGTTCACTGTCCAAACAGTACCTTAAAAGAATCCCCGTGTAGTAAGAGAGAATAGCGAAGATAAACAATATAGACAACCCAgcccatccaccttctttgacAGCATAAGGAGTAGATAGGATTCCAACTCCACATAGCACATTCATTCCTGCATACAACCGTCACAAACAAATCATTTCGTTTTTATAGAGTGAAGGATCGGTTGGTCTTAAATTGTTACGTAAAGTTCAGGTATCCTACCGTTCAACACTGCTTGGCCATATGAACATTGGCGGGAAATGGGAAGGTCGTGTGAAACCCCGGATTTTCCGGCAACTGTCACACTAGGCTTTCTTGAGGGTAGAGGAGGCCTTTCGTGAGGTTTCTCATCTTCTACGGAAGGTATAAGAGGCTTAGTCAGAGATGGCAATATTTCGGGAGTATGTCTCCTTGTGAGAGTCGAAGAGAGAAAGGAGCTGCCTATATGTCCCAATGATGGTGTCCCAAGTAAATTTAGACTTGGAGACTGGACACTACTGTATAAATCGATGGATTGCCTGTGCAGAGTATTTTCAGTGGATTTAGTGAGTATGAAACGAATACATAAAAGAAACATCACAAATAATTTGACCTTATATTGATGATATAATCCATGCACTATATCTTCATCCTAATACAAAGATTTTACAATTATCTACTCGAACTTGACTGGTAAATTAATCATATGACATCATTTCCTCGCTAAATTACTCCAAAATTCAAGAAACCGCGCTTGCATCGTCTGGCATTTACATAATCCATTCACGAATTCTTCACAAGGgcaaaaaagaaaatcaaaagaacATCAGGTTACCTATAACTTTGAGGCCAAGAAGTGGTGTAAGAATTGGGCCTGCTATTTTGTCTATTGGCATATTCATTATCATTCGAGTAAGACGATGAATCCGAATCATTCCCATCTTCTCCATCTTCACCTTTGTTATATGCCTTCTCCTCGTCCTCTTCTTCACTCTCAATGAAGAAATTTTGTTCTGAATCCGAATTCTTCATCATCGCCTTTCCTGTCCTCTCCTttcaaatcttctaaaaaccaAACCAGACAACACCTTATATACTCATAGACAATTACAATTCATAAGAAGATCAAGACTGTAAAATTCCAAGAAAACCACAAGGAAATTCAAGACAGCTGTTCAATGAGAGCACAACCAGAAAATCTAATCAAATATTATGAAATTTATGAAGCATGAATCTCTTTCAAGAAACaccaaatataataaaatcttttGCATGTATATTTCTTTCCAAGAAAGTAAGATACATTTCTTGAAATTCGAAAATCAATCAAAAGGGAAACCCAATTTGCGGTTGAATTGGTGGCCATTGACAAAAATAGCAACAGGAAGGGTCAACGATCTGTGTACTTCTGAGAACTAATTCTCAAGAAAGGAAACTTAAGCACCATTAATCTCAGCCTCTCATGGCAAACTCCATTTACATATAGAACCTAATTTTCCGGTCATTCAACCAAGAGTTGCACATAGTCAGTGTGCGGGAAATAGAGAGCGGGATAAAGATCTTCCTTTTCACCTTCTCCAAAAGTAAGACAAAGTTCAGACTCTTTCTAGCGGGATTCTTCCAACGTAAACaaaaaagtttctcctttttTCTTCCTAGATTTTCGCAAAACAAAGACTTGATTCCGTATCTTGGAAGATTCAAGATTCACTAAAAAAAATGGACCTTGATCGTAAACACGCCCACTACACACAGTAGCTACACACCGCGTTTCTTGAATGCCCACTCACACATACAATAGAGATACAGAAGCACTTATGGAAAGGAGTCAAACCGCAGTCCAAGGAAGACATTCTTCCTTTTTTTTGGAcattttgtttacatttttttctttaaaaaaaaaccattttcgAATATCAGAGGGAACATCAAACATGGGGTTGAGGTTAAACTAATTAACAAGTAATAgctaataagaaaaaaaaaacccaattcacatacaatatattatttacaaATAGTTATTTAAAAAGGATGCATGCATCACTACATGTGAAGTGATTCGATCACATAAAATAACTCTGCAGATATATTATAGATTATGTTTGCTCTGTTGAACGAAAATCGTAACATGATAGTGATGCAATACGAAAACGATGCCTAAtagtcgagaagaggatgaaacAATTCATTTCATTAACTCCAAAACTAAACTATTCAAATCATGAACCAAAAAATCCTAAACCAAATCTAAAAAGACTAAAAATAAGATTAATCCTTAGCACCGTATTCACGGCCGGACCTGAGGGGGGAGGCTGGCTCAAGAAGCCTGTGTCTCATGCCCAGGCCTCTAATGGGATCACAAAAATAATtagttatatattaaataagttatttttgatttttaagTTCTTAGCTAATTCAATTATCTAATAAATTCGAGGGTCCAAGAAATATTTCTAGGCCCTCTTTGAATCACATAATGTGTAAAAGTAAACATATGTTGGAAAAAAGATGATATAACATAGTAGTGTTACGATGAAAATACGACGAATTTGAGAAcaagaattttcaattttttccctTTGATGCTTCATTAATAATACtttgaatttcatttttatcagTGAATCTTGATATAAAACATTcgaaaaagtcattaaaaataTGTAAAGATGTTTTTAGAAAGTTATTTCAATGTCATTGTAAGAAATGAAACTTACCTTACTACAAAAactctcgtgagacggtctcatagatcaatttcgtgggtcgaatctcttatttaggtcatccatgaaaaagtattatttttatgctaatagtattatattttattgtgaatatcggtaagattgacccgtctcacagataaaaaNgtattatttttattgtgaatatcgatagaattgacccgtctcacagataaaaattcgtgagaccgtcttacaactTTACTTTAGTTTACGTATAATATTAACACACGTGAGATATTCGACCACGAATGTTGAGTTGTACACATCTCGATCAtaacattttaataaatttaaatactaaggataacttttaattattttaaaatggtaaattaaatataaaataatcgaATTTTTTTCCCCAATCAATGAATTATTGTCGTCATGCAGACACATGCACACATTATCAACTttcgaaattattattatagtgAAACATGGAAGCTTGTCATAATTCAATAGTCGGAAAAAATTGAGGTTTTGATAAGACTTACAGGTGGGATTTTTGCAAATATCtccgaatatatatatatatatatctatcttTACTCTCCGAATGGCTCCCATGCAAACAGAAAACCATACATTTTCTAGGGGTCGTTTTGCAATTACATCGAAATCTTGTGCCGGATTGTATATAAGCTTGAAGTCGAGGGACTTATTTCGCAACATGATGTTTTGTGGCTGTCACCGGTGGAGCATATGCGTGGGAATCCAAAGATTATCAATGGACCGTAGATGAAACAATTTAGATGAAATTGAAAATATAGGAATTGAAATtttccatttaaaaataaaatgaaaatgacATTTAATTATAAAGTGTTGTTGGGATGAATTATTGGTGAATGGTGATAGAAAAGTGAGGTAAAGTAAAATAGATGATTACGATTTGTCTAATTAATCGCTCTTATCTCTTTTTTTTAGTTGGGTTAGACTTCGAATTCGAGACATCGTCTCGAATATAAGATCTTAGTGTTGAATGAGATATAAGTCATCAGCACGCGTTCGCATAACTTATTTGaggattaaaaaaaagttaatgcATCAAATTATTATTGAGATATATTCGctgaaattaaaaaaagagATTTAGTACATTTTTTTCCATATTTAGACCTTTTCTTTTTAggaaataacaaataaattttggaaaatgGAATTAAAGACGACAATAAAGATGACAAAGATTTGTTAACAACGATAATGTAAGAGAATGATTGGAAAAAAACAGATTATCATGATCGATTTTCCACGTCTTATCAACTCGTTCTCTCTAATGTCTACATccaatcaacaaaattttattcCGCCAATATGAGATGaattttataaacaaaaaatttattcaatgaATTTAGACACGAAAGAGATGAATTTAGACGTAGTTAGCAACCTTAATTATAAAATGTCACTAAACTACGATATTGAGTTCAAATCTCATCGACTGCCGTCTACTTGCGTACAGAAGATGTATAGTTAGTTAATTACTTTATGTTATAGAGATTTGTGTAAAAaatacttataaaaattcaaatatataccaaatcatccaaaaatatatttattctcaCTTCAAAACACTTCATTCTCATAATACAATAATACAATTATTTTTACGAGAAAACATAACGTAACAATAGAGTGTAAGGGGTGTATTCAATCTtggaaatttaattacttttattgacttttgtataatttaaaagtctagaggtattgaacatagacttttataaactctataaaagtttagtggtattcaaaTTAGATTTTTATAGAGTCTTAAAAAGTTTAGAggtattcaaacttgactttttaaaaatccataaaaatctaTAGGTATCCAATATTTCCATAGATTTACAATGATTCTAATTTAATTCTTTAAGTACAAACCTTAAAACTCTATGTACAactttaaaaacttaaaaattgtCTTCTACTCACACTAGAGATTTTGGTAGAGTTTTaatcaaacaaaatatcattctcGCTCATATATCTCTCTTCCTCATTCAAAAACGGCACTTTTCTCCTCTCTAAGACAAGTCGAGGGTTCCTCGAATTTCAGAGGTATGATTCCTTTCTTGattcattattgatttgattacaaaaacatattatgatttCTATGTATCTCTTTCTGTGTTTCGTTCGTTGTTTGTTTCTGTCTGTTTATGTGTATGCTCTAAATTTTTGCGTATAATGTGATATGGAGAAGTCTGTACATCAGAATTTCAgcttcttaaaaaaataa
Proteins encoded:
- the LOC140960116 gene encoding amino acid transporter AVT1C-like, translating into MMKNSDSEQNFFIESEEEDEEKAYNKGEDGEDGNDSDSSSYSNDNEYANRQNSRPNSYTTSWPQSYRQSIDLYSSVQSPSLNLLGTPSLGHIGSSFLSSTLTRRHTPEILPSLTKPLIPSVEDEKPHERPPLPSRKPSVTVAGKSGVSHDLPISRQCSYGQAVLNGMNVLCGVGILSTPYAVKEGGWAGLSILFIFAILSYYTGILLRYCLDSEPGLETYPDIGQAAFGSVGRVVISIILYVELYACCVEYIILESDNLSSLFPNAHLHIGILELNSHHLFALITALAVLPTVWLRDLSVLSYISAGGVIASILVVACLFWAGLVDQVGFQTKGTVLNLSTLPVAIGLYGYCYSGHAVFPNIYTSMAKPSQYPYVLLMSFGLCTVLYAGVAVLGYTMFGESTQSQFTLNMPQDLVASKIAVWTTVVNPFTKYALTMSPVAMSLEELIPSSRTKSYMYSIIIRTALVISTLIVGLSIPFFGLVMALIGSLFTMLVTLILPCACYLSILRGKINFFQGSMCILVICVGIVSSAFGSYSALSKIIQSLS